Proteins encoded by one window of Rutidosis leptorrhynchoides isolate AG116_Rl617_1_P2 chromosome 7, CSIRO_AGI_Rlap_v1, whole genome shotgun sequence:
- the LOC139859234 gene encoding uncharacterized protein, with translation MDRNTWMYEIGRATSEFIDSIDEFISIAETDQLEKGNTTISCPCKKCKNARWYTDSTDIKNHLIAHGFMRGYTCWSFHGESLADLNPSISDNNTDNEEDSYNSDNNVNFDDMFDDLDMEDNVADKYHDRLQQLFVDAEKPLYTGCMNFTKLSAVIQLVNLKSNNGWSDTSFTSLLELLNKILPEGNELLVSTYQAKKLMCPMGLEIHRIHACPNDCMLYRNEDKDLHQCKVCGTSRYKRGKATDNVDSDVSKNGPPAKLLWYVPIIPRLKRLFANAKDAKLLRWHAEDHKNDGKMRQIHFNGKILIKILENLGMRYVI, from the coding sequence ATGGATCGAAATACTTGGATGTACGAGATAGGTCGCGCTACCTCTGAGTTTATTGATAGTATTGATGAATTTATTTCAATTGCCGAGACTGATCAACTAGAAAAAGGAAACACCACAATTAGTTGTCCTTGTAAGAAATGCAAAAATGCACGGTGGTATACTGATTCAAccgatatcaaaaatcatctaattGCACACGGATTTATGAGAGGGTACACATGTTGGTCTTTTCATGGTGAGTCATTAGCTGACCTTAACCCCTCTATTTCGGATAACAATACCGATAATGAAGAAGATTCATACAATAGTGACAATAATGTTAATTTTGATGACATGTTTGACGATTTGGATATGGAGGATAATGTTGCTGATAAGTATCATGACAGATTACAACAACTATTTGTTGACGCTGAAAAACCTTTATATACCGGTTGTATGAATTTTACAAAACTTTCCGCAGTTATACAACTGGTTAACTTAAAATCAAACAATGGTTGGAGCGACACAAGTTTCACTAGCCTGTTAGAGTTGTTGAACAAAATACTACCAGAAGGTAATGAGTTGCTGGTTTCAACATACCAAGCAAAGAAATTAATGTGCCCAATGGGATTGGAAATACATAGAATACATGCTTGTCCAAATGATTGTATGTTATACAGGAATGAAGACAAAGACCTTCATCAATGTAAGGTATGTGGTACATCTAGGTATAAACGTGGAAAAGCAACTGATAATGTTGATAGTGATGTGTCGAAAAATGGACCTCCTGCAAAATTATTGTGGTACGTGCCTATCATACCAAGATTAAAGAGATTATTTGCGAATGCGAAAGATGCAAAATTATTACGTTGGCATGCTGAAGATCATAAAAATGATGGAAAAATGCGACAGATTCACTTCAATGGaaaaatattgataaagattttggagAATTTGGGGATGAGATACGTAATATAA
- the LOC139859236 gene encoding uncharacterized protein, whose amino-acid sequence MELWSTGIHIYDAYKKEYFQLWAMLFCTINDFPAYGNLSAYSMKGKKACPICEENTHSIWLTNCKKLAFMGHRRELAKNHPYCKNSDLFDGTIEDRKLPPPLDEETTLSKAANINVVLGKKGFGPPKGIWKKKSIFWKLPYWKHLRVRHCLDVMHIEKNVCESLIGLLLNIPGKTKDGIKVRRDMELMNIKLELQPEDIDGRSTKFLPPACYTMLKVEKTKFCQCLHGIKVPSANIRKLVSMKDLKLLGMKSHDCHVLMTQMIPIAIRGILPNRIRHTITKLCLFFNIIHSKVIDPDVLDEYQRDIILTLCKLEMYFPPSFFDVMVHLVSHIVGEIKACGPVFLRYMYPFERYMGILKGYVRNLNRPEGSIVEGYASEEVIEFCTNYMDEFKSVWIPQSRHEGRLSGQGTLGCKSGNSNVADYQEVHFNVLQHTTSIDLYIQEHMSLLRQQNRKRVQNGWQNNIKKLFQNG is encoded by the coding sequence ATGGAATTATGGAGTACCGGAATACACATTTATGATGCATACAAGAAAGAATACTTCCAACTATGGGCAATGCTTTTTTGCACCATTAATGATTTTCCTGCTTATGGTAATTTGTCTGCATATAGTATGAAGGGGAAAAAGGCATGTCCTATTTGTGAGGAAAATACTCACTCGATATGGCTCACAAATTGTAAGAAACTAGCATTTATGGGGCATCGGAGAGAGCTTGCTAAGAATCACCCGTATTGTAAAAATTCGGATTTATTTGATGGTACTATAGAGGATAGAAAACTACCACCACCATTGGATGAAGAAACTACACTTTCCAAAGCTGCTAATATAAATGTTGTGTTGGGAAAGAAAGGTTTTGGTCCTCCTAAAGGTATTTGGAAGAAAAAGTCTATTTTTTGGAAATTACCCTACTGGAAGCATTTACGAGTCCGACATTGTCTTGATGTTATGCATATTGAGAAAAATGTTTGTGAAAGTTTGATAGGGTTACTGTTAAACATTCCTGGAAAAACAAAAGATGGAATTAAAGTTAGAAGGGACATGGAATTAATGAATATCAAACTAGAGCTACAACCTGAAGATATTGATGGAAGGTCCACCAAGTTTCTTCCTCCGGCCTGTTATACTATGTTGAAGGTCGAGAAAACTAAATTCTGTCAATGTTTACATGGTATTAAGGTTCCATCTGCTAACATTAGGAAGTTGGTTTCGATGAAAGATTTGAAGTTACTTGGTATGAAGTCACATGATTGTCATGTACTAATGACTCAGATGATTCCTATCGCAATTCGTGGAATTCTACCCAACCGTATTCGACACACAATAACAAAACTATGCTTATTTTTCAATATAATTCATTCAAAGGTAATTGATCCTGATGTGCTGGATGAATATCAAAGAGATATCATACTTACTCTTTGCAAACTCGAGATGTACTTTCCACCTTCTTTCTTTGATGTCATGGTTCACTTGGTATCTCATATTGTAGGAGAAATAAAGGCATGTGGTCCAGTTTTCTTACGGTATATGTATCCATTTGAAAGATATATGGGTATCTTAAAAGGTTATGTAAGGAACCTTAATCGACCAGAAGGCAGTATCGTTGAAGGATATGCATCCGAAGAGGTGATCGAATTCTGTACAAACTATATGGATGAGTTTAAAAGTGTCTGGATTCCACAAAGTCGTCATGAAGGAAGACTTTCAGGTCAAGGGACACTTGGGTGCAAGTCGGGCAATTCAAATGTTGCCGATTATCAAGAGGTACATTTTAATGTCTTACAACACACTACATCTATTGATCTGTACATACAAGAACACATGTCGTTGTTGAGACAACAAAACCGTAAAAGAGTGCAAAATGGTTGGCAAAACAACATAAAAAAACTTTTTCAGAATGGTTGA